A window from Microbacterium ginsengiterrae encodes these proteins:
- a CDS encoding lactonase family protein, with translation MTQFWLGGYGADMGGDAVGIGVLAGDEGREPTTLAYRGGAASAASPSWLAAHPTLDVVYAALEGEGTVQAFRRTGEVSLTALGGPVEAGSGVCHVAVAPSGGHLVASCYGDGRVVRIDLAADGSPTSATVAASASDPYDRDAQDAEDSARPSAQEIAAAMLRRGSMVVDEEKLDEPVAEPPRSGLLLFDEMLGLNAAPEQAPDPAVEEDSASRASHAHAAAFLPDGRIATTDLGFDLVRIWRAGRTGLVEDHRVVLPQGVGPRHMVVHPSGHLHVVTEYSCEVFTLAAGPDGRWTLAAATTVSPAVRVGEDFPSELSRSRDGQTLYAGVRGSDTIAALRVRGDGSQVESFALAESGVEWPRHHLVHDGALLVAGQRSDEISVLDLDERTGAPRGIRHRTSAPAPTRILLAR, from the coding sequence ATGACGCAGTTCTGGCTCGGCGGTTACGGCGCCGACATGGGCGGGGATGCCGTGGGCATCGGTGTGCTCGCCGGAGACGAGGGGCGCGAACCGACGACCCTCGCGTACCGCGGCGGCGCCGCGTCGGCCGCGTCGCCCTCCTGGCTCGCCGCGCATCCGACGCTCGACGTCGTGTACGCCGCGCTGGAGGGCGAGGGGACCGTGCAGGCCTTCCGCCGTACCGGCGAGGTGTCGCTCACCGCTCTGGGTGGCCCTGTCGAGGCGGGTTCCGGTGTGTGCCACGTCGCCGTCGCCCCGAGCGGAGGGCACCTCGTCGCGAGCTGTTACGGGGACGGCCGGGTCGTGCGGATCGACCTCGCCGCCGACGGCTCCCCGACGTCCGCCACGGTCGCCGCTTCGGCGAGCGACCCCTATGACCGCGACGCACAGGATGCCGAGGACTCCGCGCGTCCGTCGGCGCAGGAGATCGCCGCCGCCATGCTGCGCCGCGGCTCCATGGTCGTCGACGAGGAGAAGCTCGACGAGCCGGTCGCCGAGCCGCCGCGGTCCGGTCTGCTGCTGTTCGACGAGATGCTCGGGCTGAACGCGGCTCCGGAGCAGGCTCCCGATCCCGCCGTCGAGGAGGATTCGGCATCCCGCGCGTCGCACGCGCATGCGGCGGCATTCCTGCCTGATGGCCGCATCGCCACCACCGATCTCGGGTTCGACCTCGTGCGGATCTGGCGCGCAGGGCGCACCGGCCTCGTCGAGGATCACCGCGTCGTCCTGCCGCAAGGGGTGGGGCCCCGGCACATGGTCGTGCATCCGAGCGGCCACCTGCATGTGGTCACCGAGTACTCGTGCGAGGTCTTCACGCTCGCCGCAGGCCCGGATGGACGGTGGACGCTCGCTGCGGCGACGACCGTGAGCCCGGCCGTGCGGGTCGGGGAGGACTTCCCGTCCGAGCTGTCGCGCTCGCGGGACGGGCAGACGCTGTACGCCGGCGTCCGCGGCAGCGACACGATCGCCGCCCTGCGCGTCCGAGGGGACGGTTCGCAGGTCGAGTCGTTCGCGCTCGCCGAGTCGGGCGTCGAATGGCCGCGGCACCACCTCGTGCACGACGGGGCGCTGCTCGTGGCCGGCCAGCGGTCGGATGAGATCAGCGTGCTCGACCTCGACGAGCGCACGGGCGCGCCCCGCGGCATCCGCCACCGCACGTCGGCACCCGCACCCACCCGCATCCTCCTCGCCCGCTGA